From a region of the Nyctibius grandis isolate bNycGra1 chromosome 10, bNycGra1.pri, whole genome shotgun sequence genome:
- the COL7A1 gene encoding LOW QUALITY PROTEIN: collagen alpha-1(VII) chain (The sequence of the model RefSeq protein was modified relative to this genomic sequence to represent the inferred CDS: inserted 2 bases in 1 codon; deleted 2 bases in 2 codons) — protein MAAKHRCPVPPPAVPAGRCWLIAAPVSRGDPQLPVPRCRHRAVGLLRQLRARGQLQNPWQTPPXSLFNEAPCLIGTGRPLPSLSELWWEEGLGMVLTWGCWTHGQTHRAGEDAPGPARCPARSRSGAPGRAAGRAQAPTMSSRLLLLAVLPVLLGPPATAAQKRSQAVCEDVLEADIAFLVDGSSSIGRNNFRAVRTFMDELVGPFVQVVGEKAVRFAVAQYSDEPRVEFTFSQHTDGMSVRRAIQQLSYKGGNTRTGAGFRYVADNFFGPTQLRPGVPQICILITDGKSQDDAEGPAAKLKSRGIKVFAVGIKNADHKELIRVASMPTEAAFFYVGDFKLLGTLVPLMTRRVCTSVGGTLRQLDGPSHTGPSNLEILERGLDQLRIRWTAASGPVTGYRVQHVPLTGLGQPIMAERQEVSLGPRETSTVLRGLRTGTEYLVTVTAQYANSIGESVSGRARTQSRAGSMLNFRVVEIGPTFLRLAWQPGPEPPQGYGLSYAVQGAAQGEEKSLGASAQSATLSNLRPDTEYVVMLQPRSAQQPAVPATLTARTRRPVGVQHLAVHNVSVQSMLLAWQPVGGATGYRLSWATLTGQDRNRVDLDAGRTSHALGGLQPNTDYVVTVAPLFGQLEGPTATVRQRTEAGVEQTLHTNILGPTSIQVLWTGTRDARGYRLEWKRATGPERPRTVSLPSSANTYQLTGLQPGTEYLITLYTLYDGGEVATPVTTFQTGVEAPVGAVSDLRLVEESGRRVRLGWTGVPGATEYKVVVRNAQDGTERTRRVPGSQTGLELGDLREGITYLVRVSALAGSREGSAATLTVRLKYPTVGSISELRVTEAGHGQLRVTWRGLPGAGGYLLTWRGSNGLEQSSFLPADPTTFTIEGLRTGIMYTIGVSAIVDGREGPPVTATGRIAPEQVGTVSQLEVQASRSNVARVTWVGVPGATAYRVVWSRRDGGSESSRQVPSHTSSFDIPDLEGGVSYTVKVTALIGNREGNPVSIIVTTPEAAPLPPVSSFQVTEASEHRLRLAWVPAAGSAGYRLVWRLAEGGHQHSQQLPATANSYDLGGLEPGRRYHISITSLTGGRESKPATVTAVTAAPAHITSLRVTEAQRDSVTLTWTLVPGASGYILSWSPPAAGGETGRTLPGTASSQQVSGLRLGQRYTFTLRPLLGSAPGTESSVSERTVCRDARGDIVFLVPGTRDSSSGADAVRALLSNTVSALGRLGPEGTQVALATYSYRSLPWLLLNRSSDLPAVLEQIRTMRYEEPSGNAIGAAITFARTYLLSPGAGRRPGVPAVLVVLADGPSGDDAIAAARVVKAGGVRVLAVGLEGADQEQLRRVVSDEDPRYIYRDSGALAELEGELTDDLCTIISTRPETEPKPKPCITQCPKGEKGDRGETGSQGRTGQPGPPGQPGRHGLPGPPGPPGPQGLPGESIQRPGEKGDRGFPGTDGTPGSPGRPGNPGSPGQPGTQGIPGPRGDPGPRGPMGLSGLKGAKGEPGEPRVIVDGGQGLPGRKGEPGTPGSPGPPGTAGPRGPFGDPGPPGPPGPMGPPGPPGEFVKGEKGDRGERGPPALVDGAGPRGEPGPPGLPGDPGPRGPAGPPGLKGEKGDGEEGLPGPPGRPGDPGDRGPRGPPGDQGRKGDRGAPGELGETGEKGERGMPGPEGEKGEVGAPGRPGPSGREGAPGPAGPRGEKGDPGPPGKPAPSVPSVGEKGDRGFPGPEGPPGPKGDTGDKGARGDPGLSIPGPAGPKGEQGDRGIVGLTGRSGPKGDPGEPGEKGEPGRAGAPGQSGLRGKEGERGEKGDEGTPGEAGLPGKPGDRGPRGLPGYRGPPGEKGDSGDPGPEGRNGSPGAAGSKGDRGDPGPPGPPGRTVDVGLGGAGEKGEKGDPGDPGEDGMKGARGDAGSPGLPGERGVEGPRGPPGARGDPGDRGLPGEKGDRGPPGLDGSNGLEGKLGPPGPPGLRGDPGKQGDPGRDGLPGLRGEQGLPGPVGPLGPPGVPGKPGDDGKPGLSGKNGEDGTPGEDGRKGDKGDTGPPGREGRSGDKGEQGDRGVPGPLGPPGLPGVPGQVGPPGQGLPGPRGLAGPKGDPGEPGLQGEPGRPGSPGARGDPGTAVNIERSLEALGIKVSSLKELTGAYDGSSDSFLPVSERLRGQKGSRGEPGERGPPGREGSLGFPGERGPKGDKGDPGAPGPQGPTGRAVGERGPEGPPGQPGEPGKPGIPGVPGRAGELGEAGRPGEKGDRGEKGDRGEQGRDGLPGPPGPKVPALTVPCPQADVVEGSLMGLPGERGPVGPKGAKGEPGAEGERGPKGDKGEGGPRGERGEPGEKGRDGAPGLPGERGLAGPEGKPGLPGFPGVLGRPGSQGDPGPPGPPGSTGPPGTQGPAGTKGDPGEPGSGIRGLPGPQGSIGLPGPPGPSGPGGPPGVPGLPGQVGESGKPGVPGRDGVPGKDGEAGMPGKMGIPGPSGPAGPKGEPGDAGAPGQAIAGPPGAKGEKGEPALLEGVLLGAPGSKGDRGLPGPKGEKGEPGGFGEPGDPGEDGAKGSSGAKGEKGLPGIGMRGPPGQDGSPGLKGDIGLPGPPGPPGLAGIAGTPGQSGLRGENGQPGPPGSPGERGLIGFPGRDGTPGPPGPAGPPGPAGIQGAPGLKGDKGAPGAGLPGARGERGDPGPRGEDGRPGPEGDRGPAGLPGNRGERGDKGDVGAPGPKGDKGDTVVVEGPAGARGSKGEPGDRGLKGTEGDKGNKGEQGMPGEKGARGEQGEKGSTGFPGARGPGGQKGEVGAAGEPGEPGQPGRNGIPGARGEKGDMGPLGMRGPKGERGMKGACGLDGNKGEKGELGIPGRSGLPGRKGEPGELGLSGPPGIPGKEGLMGPKGDRGFDGQQGAKGDQGEKGDRGAPGIIGGPGPRGSDGAPGPPGPPGTVGPRGPEGMQGQKGERGPSGQTVPGARGVPGVPGERGEQGSPGTQGLRGEKGEPGMTEDEIRTFVRQEMSQHCACGGHFPRRLDSREHSGGWEAQARSSIHSAQGGGRSVRQEREHSQAGLFPTQPFPAGSAHTVPVLKLLHTEEEEGQDKRVMLDTDDLEYESVYGEEEDYDEVPEMDSSEQPAMGAEPCTLPLDEGDCQHYTLRWYYNQRVAECRPFVYSGCWGNLNRFDSKEECERHCGQRPGAGARGVAGSRAGGRPKA, from the exons ATGGCTGCAAAGCATCGCTGC CCGGTGCCTCCGCCTGCAGTGCCCGCTGGGCGATGCTGGCTC ATCGCTGCCCCCGTTAGCCGGGGTGACCCCCAGCTGCCCGTGCCCCGCTGCCGGCACCGCGCCGTGGGGCTGCTCCGCCAGCTCCGGGCCCGGGGCCAGCTGCAGAACCCTTGGCAGACCCCTCC CTCCCTGTTTAACGAAGCCCCTTGTCTAATTGGGACAGGCCGCCCTCTGCCTTCATTAAGCgagctctggtgggaggagggtTTGGGGATGGTCCtgacctggggatgctggacCCATGGCCAGACCCACAgagccggg GAAGATGCCCCCGGACCTGCCCGCTGCCCTGCCAGGAGCCGGAGTGGAGCCCCTGGGCGGGCGGCCGGGAGGGCACAG GCTCCCACAATGAGCAGCCGGCTCCTACTCCTTGCTGTGCTCCCTGTGCTTCTGGGCCCCCCGGCCACCGCGGCGCAGAAGAGGAGCCAag CAGTGTGCGAGGACGTGCTGGAGGCCGACATCGCCTTTCTGGTGGACGGCTCGTCCAGCATCGGCAGGAACAACTTCCGCGCCGTCCGCACCTTCATGGATGAGCTGGTGGGGCCCTTCGTGCAGGTGGTGGGTGAGAAGGCAGTGCGCTTCGCCGTGGCGCAGTACAGTGACGAGCCGCG GGTGGAGTTCACCTTCTCCCAGCACACCGACGGCATGAGTGTCCGGAGAGCCATCCAGCAGCTGAGCTACAAGGGTGGCAACACACGGACCGGTGCCGGCTTCCGCTACGTCGCTGACAACTTCTTTGGCCCCACGCAGCTCCGGCCTGGGGTCCCCCAG ATCTGCATCCTCATCACGGATGGCAAGTCCCAGGACGATGCCGAGGGGCCGGCAGCAAAGCTGAAGAGTCGGGGTATCAAGGTCTTCGCTGTGG GGATCAAGAATGCGGACCACAAGGAGCTGATCCGCGTGGCCTCGATGCCCACCGAAGCCGCCTTCTTCTACGTTGGTGACTTCAAGCTGCTGGGGACGCTGGTGCCGCTGATGACGCGCAGGGTGTGCACGAGCGTCGGGGGTACCCTGCGCCAGCTGG ATGGGCCAAGCCACACTGGCCCCTCCAACCTGGAGATCCTGGAGCGGGGCCTTGACCAGCTGCGGATCCGCTGGACGGCGGCCAGTGGCCCCGTCACGGGCTACCGGGTGCAGCACGTGCCGCTgacggggctggggcagccgaTCATGGCggagaggcaggag gtgAGCCTGGGGCCGCGGGAGACGAGCACTGTCTTGCGAGGGCTGCGCACAGGGACGGAGTACCTGGTCACTGTCACCGCCCAGTATGCCAACAGCATCGGCGAGTCGGTGTCCGGCCGAGCGCGCACCC AGAGCCGTGCCGGCTCCATGCTCAACTTCCGCGTGGTGGAAATCGGACCAACCTTCCTGCGACTGGCCTGGCAGCccggccccgagcccccccAGGGCTACGGCCTCAGCTACGCTGTGCAAG GAGCGGCccagggggaggagaagagccTGGGGGCCAGCGCGCAGTCAGCCACGCTCAGCAACCTGCGCCCCGACACCGAGTACGTGGTGATGCtccagccccgctccgcgcAGCAGCCTGCTGTCCCTGCCACCCTCACCGCCCGCACAC GGCGCCCAGTGGGCGTGCAGCACCTGGCTGTCCACAACGTCTCGGTGCAGAGCATGCTCCTGGCCTGGCAGCCCGTCGGCGGTGCCACCGGCTACCGGCTCTCCTGGGCGACCCTCACAG GGCAGGACAGGAACAGGGTGGACCTGGATGCCGGGCGGACATCGCACGCGCTGGGGGGGCTGCAACCCAACACCGACTATGTGGTGACGGTGGCCCCGCTCTTCGGGCAGCTGGAGGGGCCCACGGCCACCGTCCGGCAGAGGACGG AGGCAGGTGTGGAGCAGACGCTGCATACCAACATCCTGGGCCCCACGTCCATCCAGGTGCTCTGGACGGGCACCCGCGATGCCCGCGGCTACCGCCTGGAGTGGAAGAGAGCCACAG gACCAGAACGCCCCAGGACGGTGTCACTCCCCAGCAGCGCCAACACCTACCAGCTGACGGGGCTGCAGCCCGGCACCGAGTACCTCATCACCCTCTATACGCTCTACGATGGCGGGGAGGTGGCCACTCCCGTCACCACCTTCCAGACAG GCGTGGAGGCACCCGTGGGGGCCGTGTCAGACCTGCGGCTCGTGGAGGAGTCGGGCAGGCGGGTGCGGCTGGGCTGGACGGGTGTCCCCGGTGCCACTGAGTACAAAGTGGTGGTGCGCAATGCCCAGG ACGGCACGGAGAGGACGAGGCGCGTCCCAGGCAGCCAGAcggggctggagctgggtgaCCTCCGGGAGGGCATCACCTACCTGGTGCGTGTCTCGGCGCTGGCGGGCAGCCGGGAGGGCAGCGCCGCCACACTCACCGTCCGCCTCA AGTACCCGACGGTGGGCAGCATCTCAGAGCTGCGAGTGACGGAGGCCGGTCACGGCCAGCTGCGGGTCACCTGGCGAGGGCTGCCGGGTGCTGGGGGCTACCTGCTGACGTGGCGAGGCAGCAACG GTCTGGAGCAATCCAGCTTCCTCCCCGCCGACCCCACCACCTTCACCATTGAGGGGCTGCGCACCGGCATCATGTACACCATCGGTGTCTCGGCCATTGTGGATGGCCGCGAGGGCCCCCCTGTCACGGCCACAGGGAGGATAG CTCCCGAGCAGGTGGGGACGGTGTCCCAGCTGGAGGTGCAGGCGTCCAGGAGCAACGTCGCCCGTGTCACCTGGGTCGGCGTGCCGGGAGCCACCGCCTACCGTGTGGTGTGGAGCCGCAGGGACG GGGGCTCGGAGAGCAGCCGGCAGGTTCCCAGCCACACCAGCTCCTTTGACATCCCTGACCTGGAGGGAGGCGTCTCCTACACCGTGAAGGTGACGGCACTCATTGGCAACCGGGAGGGCAACCCCGTCTCCATCATCGTCACCACTC cGGAGGCAGCCCCACTGCCCCCCGTCAGCAGCTTCCAGGTGACGGAGGCTTCAGAGCACCGCCTGAGGCTAGCCTGGGTGCCGGCAGCCGGCAGCGCCGGGTACCGCCTGGTCTGGCGCCTGGCTGAGG GGGGacaccagcacagccagcagctcccGGCCACCGCCAACTCCTACGACCTGGGGGGGCTGGAGCCAGGCCGGCGCTACCACATCAGCATCACCAGCCTGACCGGCGGCCGGGAGAGCAAGCCGGCCACTGTCACCGCCGTCACCG ctgccccagcccacATCACCAGCCTGCGGGTGACGGAGGCGCAGAGAGATTCGGTGACACTCACCTGGACCCTCGTCCctggtgcctccggctacatCCTCTCCTGGAGCCCCCCCGCAG CCGGCGGGGAGACGGGGCGGACGCTGCCCGGCActgccagctcccagcaggTCTCCGGGCTGCGCCTGGGCCAGCGCTACACCTTCACCCTCCGCCCGCTCCTGGGGAGCGCGCCGGGCACCGAGAGCTCCGTCAGCGAGCGCACGG tCTGCAGGGACGCCCGCGGTGACATCGTCTTCCTGGTGCCCGGCACCCGCGACAGCTCCTCGGGTGCCGACGCTGTCCGTGCCCTCCTCTCCAACACCGTGTCCGCCCTGGGGCGCCTGGGCCCCGAGGGCACCCAG GTGGCTCTGGCCACGTACAGCTACCGcagcctgccctggctgctcctcAACCGCTCCAGCGACCTGCCTGCCGTGCTGGAGCAGATCCGCACCATGCGCTACGAGGAGCCCAGCGGCAACGCCATCG gggCGGCCATCACCTTCGCCAGGACCTACCTGCTGAGCCCTGGCGCGGGGCGCCGGCCTGGCGTGCCCGCAGTGCTGGTGGTCCTGGCCGACGGCCCCTCCGGGGACGATGCCATCGCTGCAGCCAGAGTCGTTAAGGCTGGGG GAGTCCGGGTGCTGGCGGTGGGCTTGGAGGGAGCGGACCAGGAGCAGCTCCGGCGCGTGGTGTCCGACGAGGACCCGCGGTACATCTACCGCGACAGCGGCgccctggcagagctggagggagaGCTCACCGACGACCTCTGCACCATCATCTCCACCCGG CCAGAGACGGAGCCAAAGCCAAAGCCCTGCATCACGCAGTGCCCCAAG GGCGAGAAGGGGGACCGCGGTGAGACG GGATCACAAGGACGCACGGGGCAGCCGGGCCCCCCTGGCCAGCCG GGCCGCCACGGGCTGCCTGGCCCTCCGGGACCCCCAGGGCCACAGGGTCTGCCGGGAGAGAGCATCCAGCGGCCGGGCGAGAAGGGGGACAGG GGATTCCCTGGGACTGACGGGACACCGGGAAGCCCTGGCCGCCCCGGGAACCCTGGGTCACCCGGCCAGCCG GGCACCCAGGGCATCCCTGGCCCCCGAGGGGATCCC GGGCCACGGGGGCCGATGGGGCTTTCTGGCCTGAAGGGGGCCAAAGGCGAGCCA GGAGAGCCCAGGGTGATCGTGGATGGAGGACAGGGGCTGCCAGGCCGGAAAGGGGAGCCGGGCACGCCG ggcagccccggcccccctgggACCGCTGGCCCACGGGGACCCTTTGGTGATCCAGGGCCCCCCGGCCCGCCTGGACCCATGGGGCCACCAGGACCTCCGGGAGAGTTTGTGAAG GGGGAGAAGGGTGACcgaggggagagg GGTCCCCCCGCACTTGTGGATGGGGCAGGACCTCGAGGGGAGCCCGGCCCCCCG GGCCTGCCAGGGGACCCCGGGCCCCGGGGACCTGCCGGCCCTCCCGGCCTGAAGGGAGAGAAG GGCGACGGTGAAGAAGGTTTGCCAGGgccgcccggccgccccggggACCCAGGAGACCGG GGCCCTCGGGGACCGCCGGGGGACCAGGGCAGGAAG GGGGACCGTGGGGCTCCAGGCGAGCTGGGAGAGACGGGCGAGAAG GGGGAGCGTGGCATGCCGGGCCCCGAGGGCGAGAAG GGCGAGGTGGGAGCCCCGGGGCGCCCAGGGCCATCGGGCAGAGAG GGAGCTCCGGGACCGGCTGGCCCCCGGGGCGAGAAG GGTGATCCGGGACCACCCGGCAAGCCG GCTCCCAGCGTGCCCAGTGTTGGAGAGAAG GGTGACAGAGGCTTCCCAGGACCAGAGGGAcctcctggccccaagggcgATACGGGAGATAAAGGTGCCCGC GGTGACCCTGGCCTGAGCATCCCGGGGCCGGCCGGCCCCAAAGGCGAGCAGGGCGATCGG GGTATCGTTGGCCTCACAGGCAGGAGCGGCCCAAAG GGCGACCCGGGGGAGCCGGGGGAGAAGGGCGAGCCGGGCCGAGCGGGCGCCCCGGGGCAGAGTGGGCTGCGTGGCAAGGAG ggagagcGTGGAGAGAAGGGTGATGAAGGCACCCCG gGTGAAGCGGGTCTGCCTGGCAAACCCGGAGACAGGGGCCCCCGG GGCCTCCCTGGCTACCGTGGCCCCCCTGGGGAGAAGGGCGACTCAGGGGACCCAGGGCCCGAAGGCAGGAAT GGCAGCCCCGGAGCGGCAGGGAGCAAGGGTGACCGCGGGGACCCG GGGCCTCCCGGACCCCCAGGACGAACC GTCGACGTGGGACTCGGAGGAGCCGGGGAGAAGGGTGAGAAG GGGGACCCTGGGGACCCTGGCGAGGATGGCATGAAGGGCGCCCGGGGCGATGCCGGCTCCCCCGGCCTGCCCGGAGAGAGG GGTGTGGAGggcccccgcggcccccccggTGCACGG GGTGACCCCGGGGACCGAGGCCTGCCAGGAGAGAAG GGGGACCGTGGCCCACCGGGGCTGGATGGCAGCAATGGGCTGGAAGGCAAACTCGGGCCCCCGGGTCCCCCCGGGCTGCGT GGGGACCCGGGGAAGCAGGGGGACCCCGGCCGGGAT GGGCTGCCCGGGCTGCGTGGGGAGCAGGGACTGCCTGGACCCGTGGGTCCCCTGGGACCGCCCGGTGTCCCC GGCAAACCTGGCGATGACGGCAAACCCGGCCTCAGCGGCAAGAAC GGAGAAGACGGAACGCCAGGAGAGGATGGGAGAAAG GGAGACAAAGGTGACACGGGACCCCCGGGCAGAGAG GGCCGCAGTGGTGACAAGGGTGAGCAGGGGGACAGAGGTGTGCCAGGCCCCCTCGGCCCCCCTGGCCTCCCCGGCGTCCCGGGGCAGGTCGGCCCCCCAGGCCAG GGCTTACCGGGCCCCCGTGGGCTGGCTGGACCAAAG GGGGACCCAGGGGAGCCTGGACTGCAAGGGGAGCCG GGGCGACCTGGCAGCCCTGGAGCACGTGGAGACCCTGGGACTGCAGTG AACATTGAACGTAGCCTGGAAGCGCTTGGCATCAAG GTTTCATCCCTGAAGGAGCTCACGGGTGCCTACGACGGGAGCTCGGACTCGTTTCTGCCGGTGTCTGAGCGGCTGCGGGGCCAGAAGGGCAGCCGGGGGGAGCCGGGAGAACGGGGGCCTCCAGGCCGAGAG GGCTCCTTAGGCTTCCCTGGTGAGCGAGGACCCAAAGGTGACAAGGGAGACCCGGGTGCCCCTGGCCCCCAGGGCCCCACGGGCCGTGCCGTGGGTGAGCGGGGTCCCGAGGGGCCTCCCGGGCAGCCGGGGGAGCCTGGCAAGCCGGGCATCCCTGGGGtgccgggccgcgccggggagctgggggaggccGGGCGGCCCGGCGAAAAG GGCGACCGGGGCGAGAAGGGCGACCGGGGCGAGCAG GGCAGGGATGGCTTGCCCGGGCCCCCAGGGCCCAAG GTGCCGGCCCTGACTGTGCCCTGCCCACAGGCAGACGTGGTGGAGGGCAGCCTGATGGGCCTCCCGGGTGAGCGCGGCCCCGTCGGACCCAAGGGAGCAAAG GGCGAGCCGGGAGCCGAGGGCGAGCGGGGACCCAAAGGAGATAAG GGTGAGGGTGGCCCGCGGGGCGAGCGAGGGGAGCCTGGCGAGAAGGGCAGGGACGGTGCCCCG GGCCTCCCGGGTGAGAGAGGGCTGGCCGGCCCCGAGGGGAAGCCG GGCTTGCCAGGCTTCCCCGGTGTGCTGGGACGCCCG GGCAGCCAGGGAGAcccaggacccccaggaccTCCG GGCAGCACTGGCCCACCAGGGACCCAGGGCCCAGCTGGGACCAAG GGTGATCCAGGGGAACCTGGCTCCGGCATCCGG GGCTTGCCCGGTCCCCAGGGCAGCATAGGGCTGCCTGGCCCCCCCGGTCCCTCTGGCCCAGGG GGCCCGCCCGGTGTCCCCGGGTTGCCAGGACAAGTG GGGGAGAGTGGGAAGCCGGGCGTGCCGGGCAGGGACGGTGTGCCGGGGAAGGATGGCGAGGCGGGGATGCCTGGGAAGATG GGCATTCCAGGACCTTCGGGCCCTGCTGGTCCCAAAGGAGAGCCAGGGGACGCTGGAGCCCCGGGGCAG GCCATCGCTGGCCCTCCCGGCGCCAAAGGCGAGAAG GGCGAGCCGGCGCTGCTGGAGGGCGTGCTGCTGGGAGCACCG GGCTCCAAGGGCGACCGAGGCTTGCCCGGCCCCAAGGGTGAGAAG GGGGAGCCGGGAGGATTCGGGGAGCCAGGAGATCCTGGGGAAGAT GGAGCCAAGGGGTCCTCTGGAGCCAAAGGGGAGAAG GGATTGCCGGGTATCGGTATGCGGGGACCGCCAGGACAGGACGGGTCTCCAGGCTTGAAG GGTGACATTGGCTTGCCAGGACCACCGGGTCCCCCAGGCTTAGCAGGCATTGCTGGGACACCAGGACAGTCTGGCTTGAGAGGGGAAAACGGGCAGCCTGGCCCCCCAGGTTCCCCAGGAGAGAGG GGCTTGATCGGCTTTCCCGGGAGAGACGGCACCCCCGGACCACCAGGACCTGCAGGGCCCCCGGGGCCAGCC gGCATACAAGGGGCCCCTGGCCTGAAGGGTGACAAG GGTGCCCCAGGGGCCGGGCTGCCAGGAGCCAGAGGCGAGCGCGGAGACCCAGGACCACGG GGTGAAGACGGGCGCCCAGGGCCAGAAGGCGACCGCGGGCCGGCA gGCTTGCCTGGGAACCGGGGAGAGCGTGGGGACAAG GGAGACGTTGGGGCCCCGGGGCCCAAAGGAGACAAA GGCGATACTGTGGTGGTGGAGGGCCCCGCCGGAGCACGGGGCAGCAAGGGGGAGCCG GGAGACCGTGGCCTGAAGGGCACAGAAGGGGACAAGGGGAACAAAGGAGAGCAAGGCATGCCTGGAGAGAAG GGGGCAAGGGGTGAGCAAGGAGAGAAGGGCTCCACAGGCTTCCCTGGGGCACGCGGCCCTGGTGGGCAGAAG ggaGAGGTTGGAGCGGCGGGAGAGCCTGGTGAGCCG GGTCAGCCTGGCCGCAATGGGATCCCTGGAGCccggggggagaagggggacaTGGGACCCCTGGGCATGCGTGGCCCCAAG GGTGAGCGGGGCATGAAAGGCGCCTGCGGCCTCGATGGCAACAAGGGCGAGAAG GGAGAGCTGGGGATCCCGGGGCGCTCAGGGCTGCCGGGGAGGAAAGGCGAGCCG GGAGAGCTGGGTCTGTCGGGACCACCGGGCATCCCCGGGAAGGAGGGGCTCATGGGACCCAAG GGTGACCGGGGATTCGACGGGCAGCAGGGAGCCAAAGGAGACCAGGGGGAGAAAGGAGACCGG GGCGCCCCGGGCATTATCGGTGGCCCTGGTCCCCGGGGCAGTGATGGTGCTCCTGGCCCCCCCGGTCCCCCAGGGACCGTTGGCCCCCGAGGTCCTGAGGGCATGCAGGGCCAGAAG GGGGAGAGAGGGCCCTCCGGACAGACGGTGCCGGGGGCCCGCGGAGTGCCCGGTGTCCCCGGCGAGAGAGGAGAGCAG GGCAGTCCCGGCACCCAGGGGCTCcgtggggagaagggggagccGGGCATGACG GAGGATGAGATCCGCACCTTCGTCAGGCAGGAGATGAGCCAGCACTGTG CCTGCGGCGGTCACTTCCCACGGCGCCTGGATTCACGTGAGCACTCAG GAGGCTGGGAGGCTCAGGCCAGGAGCAGCATCCActctgcccagggaggaggaagaagcgtCCGCCAGGAGAGGGAGCACAGCCAAGCAG GGCTCTTCCCCACCCAGCCGTTCCCCGCTGGCAGCGCTCACACCGTCCCTGTGCTCAAGCTGTTGCAcactgaggaagaggaag